The Nitrospirota bacterium genome includes the window ACACCCCTGCCTCTCAGGGCATCATGGGAGCTTCCAAGACCGTCAATGCTGATCTGTAGCTCATCCACATTTAAATTCTTCAGAATTCTGTTATTCAGGAGAAGACCGTTTGAGAAGAGGACCTTTCTTAAAGGATAGCCTGAGAGATAATCATTGAGACCATCAAACTCCCTGTGCATCAACGGCTCTCCGCCGGATATCAGCACCCTCAGCCCCTGCACGTCATTAAAATCCTCAAGAACGCTGATTATCAGATTCAGACCGAGCTCTTTTGCCCCTGATTCTCCGATGTAGCAGTGTCTGCACCTCAGATTACACCTGTCTGTTATCAGTAATTCAAGGTATCTCAGGGAGGGAAGAGGAGATTTTCCTGTGCACTGTCTCCTGATTTTTTGCGGTGTCTCGGACAGTATCCCCTCAGAAAGACAATATGAGGTGAATTCCGTATCATCAGAAAGCGCCCCTCTGTCTGCGCATTCGCCTAAAAACTTAAAGGCACTTTCATCAATCTCGTACAGCTCGTCATTCTTTACGTGATAAACCGAGGGTTGTTCAAGCCATCTAAGCAATACATTTTCAGAGAGGAAGTATCTTCTATCGGGCTCAATAATAGAACTCCTCCTTCAGCGGTCTCGTCATCAACTCCCTTACAGCAACAAGGGGAGGCTTGTCCTTGTGAAGCATAAGGCAGACCTGCTCCACAATAGGCATCTCAACATCATATTTAACTGCAAGCTCGCAGGCTGAAACCGAGGTTGCAACCCCCTCTGCAACAGCCCTCATCTCAGACAGTATCTCTTTCAGCTTCATGCCCTGACCAAGCTTATGGCCTACAGTATAGTTCCTTGACAGATTCCCCGTACACGTAAGCACAAGGTCGCCCATTCCGCTGAGACCTGCAAAGGTCTTTGCATCAGCACCCATCTTTACACCAAGACGGGTAATCTCTGCAAGCCCCCTTGTTATGAGCGTGGCCCTTGCATTCAGGCCAAGGCCAAGGCCGTCCGATATACCGGAAGCTATGGCAATAACGTTTTTCAGGGCACCGCCCAGCTCAACACCCAGGACATCGTGATGCGTATACACCCTGAAATAATCCGTATTAAATATCTCCTGAAGCAGCAACCCGGCAGCCCTCTCCTTCACTGCAAGGGTAACGGCAGTGGGAAGCTTTTTTATGACCTCTTTGGCAAAGCTCGGCCCTGAGATCACGGCCGTCTCATGGTGTGTAAGCTGCTTCAGGATCGAGGAGACGGTCAATAGCGTCCCTTGTTCCATCCCCTTGGAAGCGCTTACAACAACAGCACTCTTCTCAAGATATCCTACAGCCTCCTTAAAGACCGACCTCACAAACTGGGTGGGAACCGCGCATATCACATATCTCGACCTGTGAAGTGCACGCTGAAGCTGATGCGTTATCTTAATATTGTCAGGCAGCGTGGCTTCAGGCAGGTAAAGCCGGTTTACCCTTTCACGCTCCATCTCCTCTGCAAGCTCTTCTTCATGAATCCAGAGCGAGACATCATAGCCCTTTTCTGCAAGCAGTATACTCAGGGCCGTGCCCCAGCTACCGGCACCTATAACACTTATATAAGCCATCAGATCCCCTCTATCGCCCTGTCCAGCCGCTTGATCGCCCTCTCCTTCCCTATAATCTCCAGAACCTCGAAAATACCGGGACTGACGGTATTGCCGGTTATTGCAACCCTGACGGGCTGGGCTATCTTTCCAAGTTTTGTGTTATGCCTCTCTACCATTGCCATAAATACCTTTTCTATCTCTTCTGCGCTGAAGTTTTCCAGTCCGGCAAGTCCGTTCCGAACATCTTCAAGCAGGGGCTTTGTCTTTTCATTTATAAATTTCTCTCTTGCCTTGGGATCAAGCTCAACATACTCAAGGATATAATACCTCATGGAACGGGCCATCTCCAGAAGTGTCCTGGAGCGCTCCTGAAGAGTAATAACAGCCCTTTTGAGCCATTCCCGGTCAATCTCCTCTTCTTTTTTGACAAGCCCCTCTTTTTCAAGAAACGGGATAAGCAGTTCCGAGATATACTCGGGGGAAGAATCCTTTATGTACTGACTGTTAATCCAGAGAAGCTTGTCAGGGTTGAAGACAGCGGCAGACTTTCCAAT containing:
- a CDS encoding NAD(P)H-dependent glycerol-3-phosphate dehydrogenase, yielding MMAYISVIGAGSWGTALSILLAEKGYDVSLWIHEEELAEEMERERVNRLYLPEATLPDNIKITHQLQRALHRSRYVICAVPTQFVRSVFKEAVGYLEKSAVVVSASKGMEQGTLLTVSSILKQLTHHETAVISGPSFAKEVIKKLPTAVTLAVKERAAGLLLQEIFNTDYFRVYTHHDVLGVELGGALKNVIAIASGISDGLGLGLNARATLITRGLAEITRLGVKMGADAKTFAGLSGMGDLVLTCTGNLSRNYTVGHKLGQGMKLKEILSEMRAVAEGVATSVSACELAVKYDVEMPIVEQVCLMLHKDKPPLVAVRELMTRPLKEEFYY
- a CDS encoding radical SAM protein — encoded protein: MLRWLEQPSVYHVKNDELYEIDESAFKFLGECADRGALSDDTEFTSYCLSEGILSETPQKIRRQCTGKSPLPSLRYLELLITDRCNLRCRHCYIGESGAKELGLNLIISVLEDFNDVQGLRVLISGGEPLMHREFDGLNDYLSGYPLRKVLFSNGLLLNNRILKNLNVDELQISIDGLGSSHDALRGRGVFDRAMSAVRLALENGFDVAVSTMIHPGNLGEFERMDELFRTMGVKNWIVDVPCLSGRMLENTEISLPPDVTGKYLGYGYGEGLHGGGEGFACGLHLVSVLPEGYVAKCAFYSDRPLGHISEGLEKCWKRLQPLRLADIKCDCDVLDACRGGCRFRAELSGDPLGRDFYRCAAFGVD